CATGACCCTCAGTTTGAGCCAATAGTTTCTCTTCCTGAGCAAGAAATTAAAACGCtggaagaagatgaagaggaactttttaaaatgtaagtaggCTGATATCCCAGAAATAGGACTCTTTAAGGTTGAAGTTACAGCTTTTTTGGGTGTCAAGGTCTTGGCCTGACTTTGAATCAGACTAAGGTTCTTTAAAGAAAGGGCCTAAAGTTGCTTGGTGACTAATCCAAAGTGGAAATTTAACCCATTCCTTTCATGAATCTTCACCAGGTGCCCTTGCTGCCCTGCAGCCAGTTGCATGAAGGGCATCCCGTTATTGCTGCTCTGTTCACTGACATGGCGGCCCCACTGCCGTTTCTTGCCACTGGCTTCTGAGTCCCTTTGGTTGAGCAGGGGATTTTAACTTTTTGCAGCAGAGTTCTTTGGCATTGTGAAGCTTATAAATCCCCCAcccagtgttttgttgttgttttttgagctggagcctcgctctatcgcccaggctggagtgcagtggcgcaatctcagctcgctgcaagctccgcctcccgggttcacgccattctactgcctcagctttctccaggcacctgccaccacgcccggctaattttttgtatttttattagagacggggtttcatcgtgtgagccaggatggtctcgatttcctgaccttttgatctgcccgccccagcctcccaaagtgctgggattacaggcgtgagccacctcgcctggcccacCCTTAATACACAACATAATACTTGCGATTACATATGAAAGTAGGTGATGGTTTAGTTATTAAAACCACCTGAAAAGATTCTGTACGTGTGCTTGACACTTTCAGTTAAGAGCTATttgcatggccgggcgcggtggctcaaagcctgtaatcccagcactttgggaggccgaggcgggcggatcacaaggtcaggagatcgagaccatcctggctaacacggtgaaacaccgtctctactaaaaagtacaaaaaactagctgggtgaggtggtgggcacctgtagtcccagctactcgggaggctgaggcaggagaatggcgtgaacccgggaggcggagattttagtgagctgagatctggccactgcactccagcttgggcgacagagcgagactccgtctcaaaaaaaaaaaaaaagagctatttgCAGTGGTGGGTACCAGCCTTGTGTCTTGTGACAGCGTCACAGCACCGCAGAGACTGGCCTGTCGCCTGTACTCAAGATTACAACAAACATCATGTTTAGTTACACACCTTAGTGAAATGAGATTGTAGTTTTTCCCTGTTCAAGTTAATGGAACCCCCCACCCTTGAAGTTGCTTTAAGAGAACAGGTTAAGGTTTGGTTgctctggggtgggggagggaagcagagagagTCATTCCTACTGTGAGTTTCTTCTCCAAGGAAAGGGCCAGGAGGGATACCTGGGAAAGGAGAGCTGTGTGTCACCCTTTGGTCACAGAGGGTGATGGACATCTCCCTGAAGCCACTGGGTGGCCAGGTCTCCACTCTGCTGATGCATTGCTGCAGCCTGTTTGGGAGTAGCTCCTTGCTGGGGTGAAGTGCTTGCCTCTATCCTCTCACTGCCCACGTCGGGTGGGAGGTGCTCCTGGTGGCCTGGGCCCAGGCCCTCACTGAGGGAAGTGAGGCCAGCAGGGTGGGCCCGGGTCTTTGCGGTAAAGCCTCAGGGGCGTCCTGTTGGGGAACCTTGTGAGATAGTCTCTTGCCAGAATCATGTTGGGGCAGAGAGTGGAGTCGTCTGAGAGGCAGGTGGAGCTGTGCACAGAAGGAAGGCGCCAGCCTGAGCCCTGAGTGCATTGCTAGGTTCTGGGTGCCCTGGTCCCCAGCGGGAAGGGCTGTTCCTGGGCAGGAGGACCGGGTGTTGGCCAGGACCTGTTGCCTGGTTAGAGGCCTGGGCCTCTTCTGTGGGtcatctgacctcaggtgatccgcctgcctcggcctcccaaaatgttgtgattacaggcgtgagccaccgcgctgggtcGTCTCATTCTCTTGATTGTGGAACTGGAATTCAAGATGATCTGGAGTTTGTTGGGCTGCTGCGCTTTCTGGTGGTGTCGTGACGGAGGTCCTTGGCCCACACCTGATCCATGCTGTCTTTGCAGATCTCTGGGGCTGGGGTGCTGTTGCACAGTGACCATGGGATGCCCAGCCCACCCAGGGGGCTTCTTTCCGTATATTGGgccatttttctctcatttttttttttttgaaacagtcttgttctattgcccaggctggagtatggtgatgtgatcttagctcactgcaacctccgcctcccaggttcaagcaattttcctgcctcagcctcctgaatatctggggctacaggtgcctgccaccatgcccagctaattttttgtatttttagtagagatggggtttcaccgagttagtcaggatggtctcaatctcctgacttcatgattggcctgcctcggcttcccaaagtgatgggattacaggcgtgagccaccgagcctggcctctttttttttttttttgagatggagtttcgctcttgttgcccaggctggagtgcaatggtgtgatctcagctcactgcaaccttggcctcccagttcaagggattctcctgcctcagcctcctgagtagctgggattactggcatgtgccaccatacctggctaattttgtatatttggtagagatggggtttctccacgttggtcaggctggtctcaaactcctgacctcaggtgatccccccacttcggcctcccaaagtgctgggattacaggcatgagccaccgtgcccggcttttttttttttttatttttttaaatagggtctcactctcacccaggctggagagcagcggtgggatcatggctcactgcagccttgaactcctgggctcaagggatcctcctgcctctgcctcttgagtagctgagactacgggtgttagccatcacgtccagctaattttttatctttttgtagagatagtttcttgcttttttgcccgggctggtctccacTGGGGGAAATATTGTGACTGTaggtgcagtggggcgatctgcGCTCACCGCacgctctgcttcctgggcttaagtgattgtcgtgcctcagcctcctgagtagctgggattacaggtaccacGTCCAGCTgactttcgtatttttagtagagacggggtttcaccatgttggccaggctagttttgaactcctaacctcagatgaccctcctgccccggcctcccaaaatgttgggattacaagtgagccactgcacctggccatcttaATTCTTTCGGTTGTGGAACTGGAATTCAAGATGACCTGGAGTTTGTTGGGTTGCTGCACTTTCTGGTGGTGTCATGACAGGCAGTTCTTGGAGCCTGAAGAAGGGCTGGGGCGTGCGTGGAGGCATCGGGTCCTGCAGTGCAGGGTTGTCCTGTGTCCTCCCGCGCAGGCCCTGCATGTGGGCTGCAGGTCTGCACTCTTACTTCATGGCTTTTCTTGCAGGCGGGCAAAACTGTTCCGATTTGCCTCAGAGAACGATCTCCCAGAATGGAAGGAGCGAGGCACTGGTGATGTCAAGCTTCTGAAGCACAAGGAGAAAGGGGCCATCCGCCTTCTCATGCGGAGGGACAAGACCCTGAAGATCTGTGCCAACCACTACAGTAGGTGGCCTTGGGCGGGCGTTCATGCTGGGCCCAACAATCCTCAGCAGCTCAGCCTGGGACCTTCCGGAAGATTCTTTCAGGGCTGACTGGGAACTGGGGAGTGTGTTATTACATGGAGTGCAAGTTTGTGGTGTGTTTGTTGAATTTAAAACCAGAAATACGTTTTTCAGACATGCCTCTGAACTCAGAGCAGGCCTGCAGCGAAGCTTAGAGCACACGGGGGTGTGGAGTCAGCCAGACGGGCCCTGATGGGAGGACGTGGCGCCCAGGCTGGGCTCGGGATGAGGAGTGAGTGCTGCAGGGCAAGGGggcgctgtgtgtgtgtggtgtctgggGAGTGGGGGATGGTGTCTGGGAGGTTGATGGGGAGTACGTGTGTGGTATCTGGGGGGCTGTGGTGTCTACTGGTGGTGGTGTCTGGGGTGTGTGGTTGGGGGTCTGGTGTCTGGGGGTGTGGTTGGGTGTGGTGTTTCCGGGTGTGTATGTGGTATCTGGGGGGGGGTGTTGTCTGGGGATGtgtttgggggtgtgtgtgtgtggtgtcggGGTGTGTGGTTGGGTGTTtggggtgtgtatgtggtgtCCGGGGGGCTATGTGGTGTCTGAAGGTGTGGTGTGGTGGCATTTGTGGTGTCTAGGGGGAGTGCAAAGTGTGTGGTGTCTGGGGGAGGGTGTGTGGTATCCGTGGGTATGTGTAGGGGGCATCTGGGGGGCAGTGTTTGGTGTCTGGGGGGGTTTGTGGTGTTTGGGGGTGTGTGATTGGGTgtttggggggtgtgtgtgtttagggGGGTGTGTAGTATCTGAAGATGTGTGGTCTGGGGGACTATGTGGTGTCTGAAGGTGTGGTgtctgggggtgtgtgtgtggtatctgCGGGTGTGTGTAGGGGGCATCTGGGGCGGTTTGTGGTGTCTGGGGCGGGAGGTGTGTGGTGTCGGGGGGGTGTGGTATTGGGGGGTTGTGTGGTGTCTGGAGTGGGTGTGGTATCTGAGGGTATGTGGTGTCTGGAGGGGGGTGTGTGTACGCGAGCACACGTGAGATTGGGGGTGTGAGAGCAGATGTGTGAGGTGCCCAGGCACCAGCCTCCCCAGTTATGGTGTGTTCTACTCTCACCAGGATCTTCCCTGGGGAGGAAACGGGAGGGGACGGGTTTGAGAAGGTGACCAGGTCCTGGGCGCCTGTGAAGCTACATAAGTAGAGGGCCTTGGGCAGATTCAGCCAAGAGCTCCAGCCACCCTGTGAGGGGTCCAGCCTGGCCTGCAAAGAAGTGACAATAGGTTGTCCCAAGTGTGTCTGTCTGCCAGCTGTCCTTAGATTGAACCTGTGCTgcctggcttggtggcatgtTGGAAATATACTTGTCCTGGGGTGTCCCTCGGTAAGCTCCCTAGTGTCATTTGGCCGAGTGTCATGTGTGTCTGGCAGGGCAGGGCCCCTCATCCCAGGTGCAGGATGACTGCTGGCAGGAGTCTGAGTGGCTCAGCCCTTGAGGGCAATGCAGAGGGGTAGACGGTGGTCTGCCTGTGCCGTGGGTACCTCGCTGCACGGCCTGGCCTGCCAGACTTCCTTGGGAACTGGCTCCTGGATTCCCCGCCCTCCCTAGCCAGCATATCTAGTCCTGGGGAAGCTTGCACTCTGACTGGTCCTCCTCCTTGAGCTCAATATGAATCATTTCTTTGGGGGTCTTCCCTTATGCCCTGTGCTGCTTCCAGAGCCTGGTCAGGTTGTAGGTTGTGTGTGCATCATAAGTTGGTCCTGGGCCCCTAGGCATCTGGGCAGAGCCATCTGCGTAGCCAGTAGTGTCTTGTGCCCATCATGGGCCCTTATTAGACAGGGAAAGTGGCAGTGGGTAGAGGCTGGCCTCTGGGTAGGGTGTCGGGGAGGCTGTGGGCTGGCTTGGGGGCGGGGGGTGAAGGGGGCATGCAGGGGGCCTGCATCCGCTGTGGCGGGCTGCAGTAGGTGAGACCCCCCAGCTCCCAATTCAGATGGTGACATGTAGGGGTATCCTGGGGGTGCATGTggcctgggctgggcctgggcaCCTGGGATGGTCCGAGTTCTCAGGGAGCTGTTCTGAAGAGTGGTCGCCTGCAGGGCCATCTCCCCTTAGGGCTGCCTGTGCCTAGGGAGTTGGGGTGGAGGCGTCCATTGCAGGCCGTGGCTCTGTCTCCTGTGTCCTCCAGGCATCCGTCATGGGGATGCAGGTGGGCACTCATGCATCAGTCATGGGGATTCATGGCCatggccccagtgggctcccttCTGGCAACTGCCCCACTTTCTAGCCTTCTGCTGCCCCCCACTTTCAGATAGGCTGGCTCCATGTGTTGGGTTCCCTCAGCAAAGTCTGGACCCCCTGGGCCTTGTGCCCTGATGTCTGACCTCGGGCTTCTGACTTCACGGCCGGGGTCAGGATGATCGGGGTTGGGCTTGAGTGCAGCCCTGGGATACAGCTGGGGCCTGCTTTGCCAGCTCTGCTTCTCTGTGTGCCAAGTGGTGTTGAACACGGCTCAGGATCTCCTCGCAGAGATAGCTTTACGGTCAGGGAGCAGGCTGCCCATTCCTGGTTAGGATGGTCCTGGTTTTAAGTAAATATGGGGCATTTTCAAAGACGTTTGAATAAAACTCAGGCCCTGTGGTACTTTGTCTAAGCCTGGTTCTCCCACCCCAGACTGACCATCCCCGTGTTGTCTGAAGCAGACCCCTCAGGTTGGTGAGCAGggtgctctgtggcccagggctGGGTGGGCTGGCCTTTGCAGTCATCCCACCATCCTCACGAGCTTCTCTCTCCTCAGTCACGCCGATGATGGAGCTGAAGCCCAACGCAGGTAGTGACCGTGCCTGGGTCTGGAACACCCACGCTGACTTCGCCGACGAGTGCCCCAAGCCAGAGCTGCTGGCCATCCGCTTCCTGAATGCTGAGAGTGAGCCAAGGGGCCCTGGGGACCTGCCTGACTTAGGGCTCACCTGCGTGGCAGTGTGGCGGCTTATGTGCAACAAATGCTGTTGCCTTTTGGGGAGAGGTGGCGGTAACTGGAAAGTGTGTCGTGTGGGCTGCCCTGCCCCGCTGTTTGGGGGCCATGCCCAGACTGAAGCCACGAGCAGTGCCTTCCCCGTAAAACTCAAAGCTGTGCCAAGTAGCTGCTGAACAGCAGTGGCCCCTCAGCCGCCTTGTGGCTGGCACTTTGGTTTGCTCTCCAAGCTCCGGTTCCCATCAGTTGATGCAAAACCTGAGACCCAACCCAGGGCTTCCTCCCAGTGTTGATCCGTGTGCCAGGCTTTGGCTTACTGGGGCCAGGGGCCCCTCATGGTTGCCTGGGTGCCCACATCTCTCCTGTGGAGAGATCCACAGGCCCAGGCTGATCTCTCCCCTGCTCAGAGGTCTCTACAGTCTAGATCGTCCAAGCTGCGTCCATTGGCTCCTGGAGTAGTCAGTGGGTACTGTGGCCTGGCGCCTGGTAGCTGACCGTCTGGTGCCGAGTGACCTTGTCCTTGCCCTGGGAGTGGCTGCCCCAGCAGCCCTTCCAACATGGTTGGGAGCCAAGACTGTGGCAAAGAAGCCCATGCCCCTTGGTTGCCCAAGGGTCCATGCTCTCCACCGCTCTGCCCAAATGGTTACAGTCAGATGAAGGAGACAAAAGGCCAGGGCCGAAGTCAGGTGGTCCAGTCCTTTCTTAGGTCAGAAATTACCATGAAATGGGTCTTCTGTGAATCCCAACTCTTCAGACCCGGCAGAGCGTGTCCCTTCCACTGCTCATAGCTCTtaggaaatctctctctcttccacagATGCACAGAAATTCAAAACAAAGTTTGAAGAATGCAGGAAAGAGAtcgaagagagagaaaagaaaggtgaTGTGGTGCCATGGGTGGGGGCGCTTCTTTGCAGACTCACTCTGCACCTGACTGTACTTCCAGGCGGGTGCTTTTTCTGTCTGCCAGATAAACATTCCAGAGTGCTGTGGCTGCCTCACCTATCCAGGGCGATGCAGCTCCCTGGGGACACAGGTGCTTCCTGGGGAGCCCTGAGCGCTTGTCAGTGTTGCTGGCCTCACGTCCAACTGGGCAGGCATTGGAGTCCGGGCACTGCCTGGAGCTCACCAGAAGGTGCTTTATGATGGCCCTCGGTTTGTCTCTCAGAGGGCTTGGTCACCTCTCCTGTGAGGCTGGACTGCAGCTGTGGTGGCAAGTGACCAGATGTCACTGAGCAGCCTGACTAGGCAGTGCTTGAATGCATTCACTTGGCTTCCTTTGGTCATTGAATTTCAAGAAGACAGACTCCAGGGGCGGCTTGGCCAGGCAGGAGTCTGTCCTGAGGGCGGGCAAGCCGCTGTGGGTGGGTGACAGTGCTTGGGACCGTCCTGGCGAGGGCCATGTGCTTGAATGCActgtgcttctgttttctcactaCTGCTTGTGTTTTAGCAGGATCAGGCAAAAATGATCATGCTGAAAAAGTGGCGGAAAAGCTAGAAGCTCTCTCGGTGAAGGAGGAGACCAAGGAGGATGCTGAGGAGAAGCAATAAATCgtcttattttatttccttttcctctctttcctttcctttttttaaaaaaattttacccTGCCcctcttttttggtttgtttttattctttcttttttacaagGGACGTTATATAAAGAACTGAATTcaactttcaggttttttttttgttttgtttctaagttTTTGCCCTATTGAAGATGACTTCAGAAAATCCATTCCCCAGTCATGAAAATGTACTGTGCTAACTTTCTTTTCCATAGTGGAAACACTTATTTATAGTCATCAAAAATAGTGAATAAAAAACACATTTGGAACCTGGACCAGATGGCAGGATTGTGTGTGTACGGGCCCCTGTGCTGTGAGCACTGCTTGCGTAAAAGCCCCCCAGGTGTATGTCCAGGCCTGTCTGCAGCGCAGGTGGGTGCTGCACCTCACTATAGCCTGGGTTCCTCAGAGACATCCTGGTGTCTGAGGTCGTCCGTGTGTCTTGCTGTGGGTCTTGAAGCTGAGGTGTCTGAGCTGGTGCTGGTGAGGGAGCCTGGCCAGGGGTGTCTGATGCCAAGTGTGGTACTAATGCACAGCTGTGGGCTGGGCAGCGTGGGCTCTGCCGAGGCAGGCTCCACTGCGCCTTATGGCCTGAACAGCCACTGCTTTTTTCTGTGGTGAGGA
This window of the Rhinopithecus roxellana isolate Shanxi Qingling chromosome 13, ASM756505v1, whole genome shotgun sequence genome carries:
- the RANBP1 gene encoding ran-specific GTPase-activating protein isoform X2, which produces MAAAKDTHEDHDTSTENTDESNHDPQFEPIVSLPEQEIKTLEEDEEELFKMRAKLFRFASENDLPEWKERGTGDVKLLKHKEKGAIRLLMRRDKTLKICANHYITPMMELKPNAGSDRAWVWNTHADFADECPKPELLAIRFLNAENAQKFKTKFEECRKEIEEREKKGSGKNDHAEKVAEKLEALSVKEETKEDAEEKQ
- the RANBP1 gene encoding ran-specific GTPase-activating protein isoform X1; translated protein: MAAAKDTHEDHDTSTENTDESNHDPQFEPIVSLPEQEIKTLEEDEEELFKMRAKLFRFASENDLPEWKERGTGDVKLLKHKEKGAIRLLMRRDKTLKICANHYITPMMELKPNAGSDRAWVWNTHADFADECPKPELLAIRFLNAENAQKFKTKFEECRKEIEEREKKAGSGKNDHAEKVAEKLEALSVKEETKEDAEEKQ